In Bacillus thuringiensis, the DNA window AATGTACCAATTTGTAACTATTCAGGCGGAACTGAAATTTCTGGTGGGATTTTCGGAAACGTCCTTATTAAACCAATTGCACCGATTAGCTTTAACGCGTCTTTACCAGGAATGGCAGCGGTTGTGCTCGATGATCAAGGTAATCCGATTCGTGATGAAGTTGGAGAATTATGTTTAGAGAAGCCTTGGGTTGGTATGACGAAAAGTTTCTGGGAAGACGATGAGCGTTATGTGAACACATATTGGTCACGATTTGAAAATAAATGGGTTCATGGGGACTGGGTTATTTATGATGGTGAGCAATATATTATTACAGGACGCTCAGATGATACGCTAAACATTGCTGGAAAACGTATTGGACCTGCTGAATATGAATCTATTCTTGTGAAACATAACGATGTAATCGAAGCCGCTGCAATTGGTGTACCAGATGATGTAAAAGGTGAAGTTTGTCATTGTTTTGTAGTATTAAGGGACAATGTAACATTCACAGGAGAGTTAAAGAAAGAATTAATGAGTTTAGTAAACTCTCATATCGGAAAAGCATTATGTCCAAAAGATATTCACGTTGTAGAAGATTTACCGAAAACACGTAATTCTAAAGTAATGCGCCGTGTTATTAAAGCAGCTTATTTAGGAAAAGAATTAGGTGATTTGTCGTCACTTGTGAATCCTGAAGTAGTACCGTTTATTCAGGGGTTACAGTCTAGTAAATTATAAAATTAGAAAGGAGCTCTATATAAATAGAGCTCCTTTTTATGTTTATAAAAAGAGAAGAAGAAAAATTCTACTATTAGTGTTAAGTTTGTTTTTATCAAAACACGATACTGTCGCATGTTTATTCATTGGAGTAATTAAATTTTGTTAAGGATGAAAATTTAGTGAAGCGAAGAGTATTGAATAAAAGGAGAAATCCCTGAGGGACAGGGATTCACTAAGGGAGATAATACATGTCGTACAATGTCGAAATTTGGCGTATTCGACAAATTAATATTATCACGAATTTTCAGGAGATTGCGATGGTGGATGTGTCAAAGATGTGTACAGATTTCCTATTAAAGTGACTTTCAATAGAAAAGGAGAAAAAATTAAGTTCACTCGATCTTAAGATTTTCCCCTTGAAATTTACTATTTGTTCGTTGTAGTATATACGTCTTAATGCGGTAAATCTTCAACATGTAAAGATTGAGTACTGTCCTTTTTGTTTGAAACTTGTGCCTGCTGAGATGCTTCTTGCATTTGCTCTTGGGCCTTACTAGGAGTATTCAACGCATCTGATGACACATGATCAAGTTGTTGACTTAATAGATCTTTTTTATCCATGTTATGTAGCTCCTTTTTGAACTTAGATATAAAACGAAGTGTTTTTAAATAGTTACGTCGGTATTATGTATCTTTGAATGGAATTATATACATAAAATATATTGAGAATATAACTAATTATAAAAATTACTTGTGATGACAAGTTTAAGAAATATAAAGATTATTAGTTCTTAATAAAAACGTTATTTTAGTAGGGTGTTACGAAAACTCATTTGAAAGTAACATCCTAATAAGAAGAGCACTGCAAATCAGTGCTCTTCTTATTAGAAATTGTTTAGCTCTTAAAAATAAAATCATTACGGACAATTCACAATGGTAATAATGACGCTAGCCATTGTTCCAGGAGAATCAAGAAGTGAAGCAGTAACGGTTACTGTTCCAGGCCCATTAGCGGCTAGAAATACAGCGGTAAAGTTACCTGAAGCATTGGTAATGACAGCGAGAGGAACCATGAAAGCAAGAGATGGGTTACTAAATGAAAAACTGACCACTACTCCTGGAGTAGGACTACCGTTTACTAATACTTGACCCGAAAAAAATAACGTATTATTTCCTTGAGTGGATACACATGCTGTGGTTTCATTAGAAGTCAAGGTAATAGATGCAGGCCCAGCAGGAAGATTAAATCCAGTAGGTCCAGTAGATCCAGTAGGTCCAGTAGGTCCAGTAGGTCCAGTTGACCCAGTAGGTCCAGTAGGTCCAGTAGGTCCAGTTGACCCAGTAGGTCCAGTTGATCCAGTTGGTCCTGTAGAACCGGTGGGACCGGTAGGGAATTGAAAGGGTTGAACAGGTGGAAGTGTAGGTCCAATAGAACCCGGATTATGTGCAGCAAAAGATAAAAACTCGTCCATTATTTATCACCTCTAAAACTCGTATTACTAATAGTAAATGTAATGATAGAGCAAAGTGAAATGGACAAGCGATTGTATTTTAACAAATTAAACAAAGTAGTTATATGATAGAAAGAGAGATTCGTATGATTCCTTTAGAAATTAAATATAAAAAGGCGATTATCTTCAAATCGCCTTTTGGGTAATGCAGTGTAATTTTATTCAGTTATTTGAAATATAGTTTCATTCGGTTTAGAAAATCCATACAGTTTCCTTGCGAATTTTAAAATTTCTTCTTCACTACTTGTTAAAGCCTTGACATCCTTGTTAAGGGAATGACCATCCTTCTTTACAGAAGATAATTTTTGTTGCTCCGTATTAAGCGCGATTTGTTTTTCTTCAATCATTTCTTGTTGGTTATTCAGAGAATATTGCACGACAAAAATTATAGGTAATATACAGGCTAAAGTAGTTATAATACGGCGTCTTGTTTTTTTTATATTACCTTGTTGGGTATTAGGGTTCACTTGCTGTGAGGGTATATTAGAATTTGATTGGTGTGATGATACTTTTGGGATGTTTCCCATTAAAATGCCTCCATTACTGATTGTAGAATTTAAACCGTTTAAAAGTATTATAAATGTTCAATGGGGATTTTAGAAGATATTTTAATATAGGTGAGTTTTGTAAAGTTTAAATAAAATCTTTATTTAAATAAAAGAAACCCCGATTGTCTGTGGGGCTCCTGAAGACAATGAAAGTACGCGACTAATTAAAGATTCCATGAATTTTTTGGTAAAAATACTGGTGAATTCGTCCAAATCAATACGTATCTAAAGCTTTATGCGTACGTGAAGTAATTAAAAAATCAATTTATAAGAGTCAGCTTTTTATATATTACATTCTAGTATTTATCCCGCTATTTGCCGGGCAGTAAGGCCCCCACCTCAAAATTCAGAGAAAGCAAGGAAGTAGGTGTGGGATCAACTGTCCGTAAAAGCCCGAGTGGTTCCAAAAGACATATTCTTTCCTTTAAGTTGACATTGAAAATATTACCAAGGTTTTCATTTACAACGACACTTCTTCAAGAGATAGTGGAGAGAACTACTCGTTAAGATATTGATCAATAAACACTTGTTGAAGAAAACATGCTATATTATTGCAAACACAGTCTATGTATATGTGAAGTAATAGGAAAAGCTGGTGCATCTAGCTTATAAAAAAGAATTGTTTGAGAAAGTTGTGACTAAACATTAAATCTAAGTTCCCTCATTAAACAAGCTTTTAATTATTAGAGGTCTGTTTTTATAATTAATAATGAAAAGAATGTATAGTACAATTGTCTATTTTTTTCTTTCTATACTTTTGCCTCGTACCCTTTTAAGCTAGTGGACATACCTTACTAATAGAAAGGATTAGGGGGTGAGGTATTGGGTTCTCGATTTAATAATTGTAAAAAGAAGTGTACATGTAAACAGGATGATTGTTGGGAAGTATTCGAAGAGTGTAAAAAAGAACAGCATGAGAAATGTGATAATTCGTGTGTACAAGGAATTAGAGATGAACTTAAGAAATTAGTTAATCAAACAGTTCAAATTAACACAGAGGGACGTACTTATGTAGGTACGATTTCGTCTGTAAGTTGTGACGTAGTTAAGCTTGCAGCTATTCCTGGGGCAGTTGGGGTAATTATTTCTATTTGCAAAATTGAAGCAATTTTCCCTCCTGTTACAACGGTTACTGCTGAGTTTGATTTTAACGGTGCAGATGTAGCAAATAAAGCATAATTATGCTGTTTTTTTGTAAAGCCATTCATATGAATGGCTTTATTTTAATTGCGTATAAAAGGAAAATATATTCTATTTATAGAAATTAGTTTGAGGTTATATAAAATGGTATATGAAAGGGAAATGGAAATGATAAAACTAGAGTCATTTAAAAGATCTGATTTTAAACAGTTAATGAATTGGATTAATTCCGAAGAATTTTTAATTCAATGGTCAGGAAATGCATTTACATACCCATTAAATGAACAGCAATTAGAAAAATATATAGAAAGTACAAATACACTTGCATTCAAAGTAATAGATAAAGAGACTAAAGGAGTAATTGGTCATATTTCACTTGGACAAATTGACAATATAAATAAGTCTGCAAGGATTGGAAAAGTGTTAGTTGGTGATACGAAAATGCGAGGGCGTTCTATAGGGAGACATATGATGAAAGCAGTATTACAAATTGCATTTGAAGAATTAAAACTACATAGAGTAACTCTTGGTGTGTATGATTTTAATACATCCGCCATCTCATGTTATGAAAAAATAGGATTTGTAAAAGAAGGTTTATTAAGAGAGTCAAAAAAAGTAGGAGAAACATACTGGAACTTATGGGAAATGAGTATGCTAGAATATGAATGGAGTGATAAAAAATAATAGTTTTCTATAATTATGTTATGTTAATTAAAAGGGGTATGGTGGGTAATTATGAAAAAAACGAAAATCATTACAATTGCAGCTGTTTCAGGGGGTGGTAAAACTACTGTTACAAAAAGATTAACGAATGAGTTGAAGAACTCAAAAGCTCTTTATTTTGATAGCTATCACTTTGAAAACTGTCCTGCTGATATTTGTAAATGGATTGATAATGGAGCAAATTATGATGAATGGGTACTTACGCCATTAATTCATGACATTCAGCATCTTATACGAGAGGGGAATGTAGATTATATTATTGTAGATTATCCTTTTGCATACTTAAATAGTGAGATGCGAAAATTTATTGATGCAACTATATTTATTGATACGCCTTTAGATATTGCGATGGCCAGAAGAATTTTGCGAGATTTCAAGGAAGATACAATAGATGAAATACATAATGATTTGAAACATTACATAACATTTGCTAGAAAAGCTTATTTAGAGGCAATTCATACTGTTAAGCCGAATTCGGATATTGTATTGGATGGATCTTTATCTGTAAGTGAAATAATAAATCATGCTGTAGAGGAACTTGGTCGAAGAGAAGTGATTTTCAATGATTAAATGTATAGAGGAATATGTACAAATTGCCGATTTTAAAATATATACGAAAAAGTTCCAAGGAAAGAAGCTGCAGCCAGTTATTATAATGGAGGCAGGTTATGGAGATTATTCCAAGGCATGGGAGCATATTGTTGAAGGGTTGACTGAATTGGGGACGGTACTTACATATGATCGAGCAGGGTTAGGAAAAAGTGGGAAGAGTTCCAAACGACGGATTAGTTCTGAAATGGTAAAAGATTTAAGAAGTTGCTTAGCGCAATTACAACTGAAACCACCTTATATTTTTGTAGGACATTCTTTTGGTGGTATAAATGCACGTTTATTTGCGACTTTTTATCCCGAGGATATGTTGGGAATCGTTTTGGTTGATTCGACACCAGAAAACTATAAAGAAGCATTTTTACCAATCATGTCTACTGACTTTCAAAAAGCTTACCATAAACAGTTTGTATATGAAAGTTCATATGAAGAGTTTACATTTAGTTTAAGTGAAGTAGATAGATATTGTAAATCAATGAATGATATTCCACTTGTCGTGTTAGCTGCGGGTAAAAAAGCTTTTTATTCGCTAGATGCACAAATGAAATGGTTACAATTGCAAGAAGAATTATTACGATTATCAAGCAATAATAAATTTGTAATTGCAAAACAAAGTGGTCACTATATTCAAAAAGATGAACCATATTATGTAGTAGATGATATTAAGTGGATTATTGAGGTGGGGGAGAGATAAATATGTACACTTTATTTCAATACAATTGGCAAGTAAGAGACGACTGGTTTAAGTGGTGTGAACAACTTTCAGAGGAAGAATTACTCCGCAAGCGTGTAGGAGGTGTTGGGAGCATTTTAGAAACATTATTTCATATTGTCGATGTTGAATACAGCTGGATTAGCGCACTTCAAGGAAAAGAAGATAATGAACCGCAGTATAAAGATTATCAATCAATCCAAAAAGTGAAAGCGTTATCTGATTTATATAAACGAGAATTAGAAGTTTTTTTGCAGTTGTGGTCATCTAGCCTAGAATATAAGATATTAAAAGCTTCGTGGACAGATAAAACATATACATACGGTGAAGTTTTAAGACATGTAATTGTACATGAAATTCATCACATTGGTCAGCTATCTATATGGGCGAGAGAGCTAAATCTTCAGCCTGTTTCAGCAAATTTAATTGGAAGAGGACTATAAATGTAGAAAACGGCTTGCACTATAAATGTAAGCCGTTCTTTATATATAAGAAGATTTCCTAGTTAAAATCCTCGGATTTTTTCTGACGTATATGTAAAAACATTAAAAATGTAATAATGAAAAAAATCAATAATGTTTGTATGATTAAATTTTGAAACTGAAGCAAAACTGTCCAAGATGTAACCGCATCTTTAAAAGCTTGGAATGCAGAGTACGAGGAAGGATCAAAACCATACTGTAGTAACTTTTTTGTTTCAATAAAAGTACTGTTTTCATCATCAGATTCTAATATTACTGAAATAAGTCTAGTATCACCTCGTTTTGCTGTACTGACAAAACTATAATTACCATTGGTTGGAAAACTAGTTTGTAAGCCGTCAACACCTTGGAGTTTAATGTTTTTATTAAGGGAATAAATCATTTTATTTGTGTTGAAAACTTTGGAATCCTTGAAGGTAAATTGGTAAGAGGTTAGCTTCGTAATATTCAATACATCGGGAAAATCTTTTATTAATTGTGTTGCTAGTTTAGCTACGTCTATCGTTGTTGTAGTTGATTGTTTATTCGTATCGTTATTCATTCCAGTAGCATTTAGAAATGGGGTTGGTTGTGATAATTTTAGTTGTGTTGCTTTTTCATTCATTAGAAGTGTAAAGTTATCTTCATTTCCAGCAATGTGTTCTGCAAGGGCAAGTGCGGAACGATTATTCCCTGTCAAAAACAATGCATGTAGTAAATCACGAACTGTCGTTTTATCTTTCGAAGTTACTTGTATAGGGCTCGTTTCTGCTCGGAAAACTTCGTGACTTATTTTTACTAACTCATCTAACTGTATTTTGCCTTCATTCAGTTGTTCCATTGCGATATACTCAGTCATTAATTTAGATAAAGTAGCTGATTGTATAGGGATTTCCTCATTTTTTTTATAAATAACTTCACCTGAATTAGCATCTATTAAAATAGCTGATTTAGCTTGAATAATTGGACCATTTACATAAAGATAAAAATATAAAACAATAAGTGCTGTAATAACAAAAGATAATAATAAAATTGTGAACTTTTTCAGGAATTGCATAAGCGATCCTCCTACTATGACATCAATAATACTATTGTAAAAAGGAATGCTTAATTAGGAAGAAAGAAAAGGTAAAGAATTTCTAAAGAATTATAAAGGATTATTAAATTTTGGATTTTAAGGAGAAATAAAAGGTCCGATTTCTTATAAGGTAAGAAATTGGACCTGAAATTGAGTTGTATTAACATTTATATGGTTGTAGTTTTACAGTGAAAGTGGTTTTTTTATCATCACTATATACTTCAATTGTTCCTTTATGCAATTCCACAATACTTTTTGCAATTGCTAATCCGAGTCCAGATCCACCGGTGTTTGTAGAGCGTGATTTCTCAACGCGATAAAAACGTTCAAAGATATGAGGTAAATCCGTACTAGGAATTGGCTGGCCGTAATTTGTTATATCTATAGTAATCATATTATTGCTTTCATAGGCAGCAAGGTCGATATATCCACCATCGTTTCCATAAGCGATAGCGTTTATAATAAGATTTTCAAACACACGCACTAATTTGTCTCCATCAGCTAATACCATGAGTTTTTGAGATGGAAAAGAAGGTCGACATTCTATATTAGCTTCTTGAACTTGTATACGGAATTGAACAGTTAATTGTCCAAGTAACTCTACGATATCAATGGGAACAGAATATAAGCTTAACTCTTTATTTTGAACACGTGTATATTCAAACAAGTCATTCATTAATGCATTAAGACGTGTTACTTTATCGTAAATGACTTGTATGTAATAGCGTAATTCCACTTCATCTCTATAATTATCATGGTGGATTAAATTTACGTATCCAACTATAGAGGTAAGAGGAGTACGTAAATCATGCGATACATTCGTAATTAATTCACTTTTAGCTTGTTCCGCCTGTCTCTCTTCATCAATTGAGACTTTCAATTGTTCAACAATTTGATTAACCCCGGTCGCTAACTCTTCCAGATAATTATGATTTACGATAGAATTTATGATTGAAGTTTCATCATTTTTTTAATACAAGTTTCATAGTAAAGCTTTCTTTCATGACGATAAAAAATATATAGGTAAGATGAGAAAATAGAAAATAAAAATAAATAAGATACAATCATCATCCATAGAGATTCCCTTATTCCTTTATATTTTTCATATCCAAAAATTCTAATGAATTCTTTGCCGAGTTCACTTAACGTAAGTGAACTTTCAATTACACTTGTAACAAGGCGATATATAATTAATTCAGTAATAGGAGTAAGTGTAATGGCTAACATAAACCAAAAAATCAACTTCCATTTTGGGATATCTTTTAATATATCAAATGCTTCATTTCTCAATTTTATAGCCTACTCCCCAAACAGTATGAATAAACTTCTCTCCATTCATTCCTGTTTCCAGTTTATCCCGTAAATTACTAATGTGGACCATTACAGTTTTATTTGAGCCATAACCATCTTCATTCCAAACGCGTTCAAAAATTTCTTCGGAACTAAATACTCTTCCGGTATTACTCGCAAGTAAATATAAAATATCAAATTCAATAGATGTAAGTTTAATATATTCTCCATTTACTTTCACAGTATGATTATGTTTGTGTATTTCAGCAGAACGAATACGAATAATACCATCTTCATTTTTGGAGGAAGTGGCATTTTGGAAAGATGATCTTCGTAACAAAGCTTTCACTCTAGCTACTAATTCTAATGGATTGAATGGCTTAATCATATAATCATCTGCACCTGTCATAAGACCTAATATTTTATCCATATCTTCTGCTTTTGCACTAAGCATAAGAATAGGTACAGTGTTATTTTCACGCACTTCTTGGCAAACTTCTAATCCGTTTCGTTTTGGCATCATTATATCCAGAACCATAAGGTCAACTTCATATGTAGAAATCATTTGTAATGCCTCATCGCCATCATACGCTTTATAAATGTTATAGCCTTCATTTCGCAAATAAACAGCAAGTAATTCAACAATTTCTTTATCATCATCAATAATTAATATATTTTTATTCATTATGTAGTTCCTTTCCTAACAAATCATTAACATTACTATAATATCAAACATTTATGTATTTTGTAGCAATGATTCCACATAAAATTTCATGTAACGTACAAAAAAGGGATTAAAACATTCATAACGAATACAAAAAAAGAATATTTATATACTGCGTTATATTGAAAGTTAGGAAGAAGGGGACATACGATGTTATATAAGGATATATATTCATTTACTCCAACTGGAAAAATTGAAAATGATATAAAAGCTTTTCTATTAAAATACAATAAAGAAGTTACATATAAACATTCAGTTCGAGTGGCAAATGAGTCTCGTAAAATTGCGGTTATGTATCATGTAAATGAAGAAAAGGCAGTAATTGCAGGATATTTACATGACATTAGTGCAATCTTTCCGAATGAAGATCGGATTGTAGTTGCTGAGCAATTTGGAATAGAGATATTACAAGAAGAACGAGAATTCCCAATGATTATTCATCAAAAGTTATCGAAAGTAATTGCAAAAGAGATATTTAAAGTGGAAGATGAAGAGATTTTAAATGCAATTTGTTGTCATACTACACTACGTAAACATGCAACAAAAATGGATTTAGTGTTATTTGTTGCTGATAAAATAGAATGGGATCAAAATGGTACACCATCATATTTAGTAGAAGTAAAAAAAGGATTAGAAAAATCTTTAGAATATGCTGCTTTTGCATATATTTCATATTTGTGGGATAGAAAAGACACGCTGAAAGTTTTACATCCGTGGCTAGAAGATGCATATTGGCAGTTAAAAGAAATTGTAGAGTAGAAAGGATATAAGAATGCAATTAAAAGAATATATGAATCAAACGTACCCTGGGGTTACATTAGTACCACATATATACTTTCAGTGGGAAAATCATTTGCATTTTCATTTTGGGAAAGGGAAATGTCTAAATGTCAAAAGAACTGACGATATAAATACGGAATACTTCACTCAACTTTATACATATAATCAATACTTATTTGAAGAGATATTTTCAAAAGAAGATGAAGTGTTTTTCGTAACAAATGTTTATCGATTTAAAAAGGAAAATGTGAAAAATCCGCAGAAAATTAATATATATAGACGTTTTATTCATAATAGAGATTTAAAGTATCATATAAGGAAAGAGACAATACCTTTTATATTTGAAGAAGAAGAAACTGACTTGTATTGTACTTATCAATTTTCACTAAAATGTTTTGCTAGCGATATAAAGTATAAACGGCTTATTCAAGCTGCAAATCATGAAGATTTTCCAGGTCTTTATCCTCGTTTTGGACGCAAAAAAGAAATTTCTTATCCAGATGTATTTCTCATAAATGCAACAAAAGATATTATCATGTTTATTTACGATGATAGAGGATGTGAAGTAATTGCGAAGAATAAAGAAACAATACGGAATTTATATGAGAAATATAAAA includes these proteins:
- a CDS encoding FtsB family cell division protein, with amino-acid sequence MGNIPKVSSHQSNSNIPSQQVNPNTQQGNIKKTRRRIITTLACILPIIFVVQYSLNNQQEMIEEKQIALNTEQQKLSSVKKDGHSLNKDVKALTSSEEEILKFARKLYGFSKPNETIFQITE
- a CDS encoding GNAT family N-acetyltransferase, with the protein product MVYEREMEMIKLESFKRSDFKQLMNWINSEEFLIQWSGNAFTYPLNEQQLEKYIESTNTLAFKVIDKETKGVIGHISLGQIDNINKSARIGKVLVGDTKMRGRSIGRHMMKAVLQIAFEELKLHRVTLGVYDFNTSAISCYEKIGFVKEGLLRESKKVGETYWNLWEMSMLEYEWSDKK
- a CDS encoding alpha/beta fold hydrolase, producing MIKCIEEYVQIADFKIYTKKFQGKKLQPVIIMEAGYGDYSKAWEHIVEGLTELGTVLTYDRAGLGKSGKSSKRRISSEMVKDLRSCLAQLQLKPPYIFVGHSFGGINARLFATFYPEDMLGIVLVDSTPENYKEAFLPIMSTDFQKAYHKQFVYESSYEEFTFSLSEVDRYCKSMNDIPLVVLAAGKKAFYSLDAQMKWLQLQEELLRLSSNNKFVIAKQSGHYIQKDEPYYVVDDIKWIIEVGER
- a CDS encoding DinB family protein, with the translated sequence MYTLFQYNWQVRDDWFKWCEQLSEEELLRKRVGGVGSILETLFHIVDVEYSWISALQGKEDNEPQYKDYQSIQKVKALSDLYKRELEVFLQLWSSSLEYKILKASWTDKTYTYGEVLRHVIVHEIHHIGQLSIWARELNLQPVSANLIGRGL
- a CDS encoding D-alanyl-D-alanine carboxypeptidase family protein, encoding MQFLKKFTILLLSFVITALIVLYFYLYVNGPIIQAKSAILIDANSGEVIYKKNEEIPIQSATLSKLMTEYIAMEQLNEGKIQLDELVKISHEVFRAETSPIQVTSKDKTTVRDLLHALFLTGNNRSALALAEHIAGNEDNFTLLMNEKATQLKLSQPTPFLNATGMNNDTNKQSTTTTIDVAKLATQLIKDFPDVLNITKLTSYQFTFKDSKVFNTNKMIYSLNKNIKLQGVDGLQTSFPTNGNYSFVSTAKRGDTRLISVILESDDENSTFIETKKLLQYGFDPSSYSAFQAFKDAVTSWTVLLQFQNLIIQTLLIFFIITFLMFLHIRQKKSEDFN
- a CDS encoding response regulator transcription factor produces the protein MNKNILIIDDDKEIVELLAVYLRNEGYNIYKAYDGDEALQMISTYEVDLMVLDIMMPKRNGLEVCQEVRENNTVPILMLSAKAEDMDKILGLMTGADDYMIKPFNPLELVARVKALLRRSSFQNATSSKNEDGIIRIRSAEIHKHNHTVKVNGEYIKLTSIEFDILYLLASNTGRVFSSEEIFERVWNEDGYGSNKTVMVHISNLRDKLETGMNGEKFIHTVWGVGYKIEK
- the yqeK gene encoding bis(5'-nucleosyl)-tetraphosphatase (symmetrical) YqeK, which gives rise to MLYKDIYSFTPTGKIENDIKAFLLKYNKEVTYKHSVRVANESRKIAVMYHVNEEKAVIAGYLHDISAIFPNEDRIVVAEQFGIEILQEEREFPMIIHQKLSKVIAKEIFKVEDEEILNAICCHTTLRKHATKMDLVLFVADKIEWDQNGTPSYLVEVKKGLEKSLEYAAFAYISYLWDRKDTLKVLHPWLEDAYWQLKEIVE
- a CDS encoding DUF3885 domain-containing protein; the protein is MQLKEYMNQTYPGVTLVPHIYFQWENHLHFHFGKGKCLNVKRTDDINTEYFTQLYTYNQYLFEEIFSKEDEVFFVTNVYRFKKENVKNPQKINIYRRFIHNRDLKYHIRKETIPFIFEEEETDLYCTYQFSLKCFASDIKYKRLIQAANHEDFPGLYPRFGRKKEISYPDVFLINATKDIIMFIYDDRGCEVIAKNKETIRNLYEKYKKWIPEYERESIDNLFK